One Xenopus tropicalis strain Nigerian chromosome 8, UCB_Xtro_10.0, whole genome shotgun sequence genomic window carries:
- the LOC108644841 gene encoding uncharacterized protein LOC108644841 codes for MVVPEGAVLLCTLGSQLVTGKPQRVAVASNIEICGFQCGKQMVYFLERSSKERIMDFSCMDHYLKIYGTYSERLHLNKTTGCCTITDAQKHDSGVYVLEYQELRKVTQFKYTTYLIIDPVCVTNISARHNGENVSVSVSYSGEEATVVWAWNGGALPERHQLSDSNKTLTVPSTDTGTFTVLVSNPVSHSSAHYNLTLTGKLILY; via the exons ATGGTGGTGCCGGAAGGTGCAG TTCTTCTGTGCACCTTGGGGTCCCAGTTGGTCACCGGGAAGCCCCAGCGAGTGGCCGTGGCATCAAACATAGAGATCTGTGGCTTCCAATGTGGGAAACAAATGGTTTATTTTCTGGAAAGATCATCCAAGGAGCGGATCATGGACTTCTCCTGCATGGACCACTATCTGAAGATTTATGGCACTTACAGTGAGCGGCTTCATCTGAACAAAACTACTGGCTGCTGCACTATAACCGATGCTCAAAAACATGACTCCGGTGTGTATGTACTGGAATATCAGGAGCTCAGGAAAGTCACACAGTTCAAATATACAACCTACTTAATCATAG ACCCAGTGTGTGTGACCAACATAAGCGCCAGGCACAATGGAgaaaatgtgagtgtgagtgtttcCTACAGTGGGGAAGAGGCGACAGTTGTGTGGGCATGGAACGGGGGAGCCCTGCCTGAGAGACACCAGCTGAGTGACAGTAACAAGACTCTCACTGTACCCAGTACTGACACCGGCACATTCACCGTCCTTGTCTCCAACCCCGTCAGTCACAGCAGCGCTCACTATAACCTCACACTGACAGGTAAGTTGATATTATACTGA